The following are from one region of the Arthrobacter sp. TMP15 genome:
- a CDS encoding ABC transporter ATP-binding protein codes for MSGIEPLLQVMDLNVSFAGKNVVHDVSFTVDAGECLALVGESGSGKSVTARSLIGLAGPGSLVHAETLDIGGRDARNLSQRSWRAIRGKRVGLILQDALTSLDPLRTVGKEIDDTLRLHSTGSGAQRASRVIELLTAAGLDDPIRCASQRSGELSGGMRQRALIASAIALEPALIIADEPTTALDATIAASVLRLLSDLRQEGSGMLLISHDLAAVARVADSIAVMQAGKIVERGTREQIFENPQHPYTRALLAAAPEDKPRFSRLSPPSDGPTTPMPQPRAHAANQIEADAKSPPLLSARGLSKSFPLAKSSSFSAVRNVDFELFAGRTLGVVGESGSGKTTTARMVLGLLSPDSGSVELFGERWSGVPESRRRALRSSLGAIYQDPLSSFDPRLSTASLLADAISSGATRNPRCHAVRIQELLEMVGLDPEVAARNPATLSGGQRQRVAIARALAPNPRVLICDEPVSALDVSIQAQVLDLLDDLQQRLGLSYLLISHDLAVIRHMSDSVLVMRAGEVVESGATESVFTNPKHEYTRTLVAAAPDSRL; via the coding sequence ATGAGTGGAATTGAGCCCCTTTTGCAGGTCATGGACCTCAACGTCTCCTTTGCCGGGAAGAACGTAGTGCATGACGTCTCCTTCACGGTGGACGCCGGGGAGTGCCTGGCCCTAGTAGGCGAGTCAGGATCGGGTAAGTCGGTGACTGCCAGATCGCTGATTGGCCTGGCTGGCCCCGGCTCACTTGTGCACGCCGAAACACTTGACATAGGGGGCCGTGACGCTAGGAATCTCTCCCAAAGAAGCTGGCGGGCCATCCGTGGCAAGCGGGTGGGCCTGATCTTGCAAGATGCTCTAACCTCGCTGGATCCGCTGCGAACCGTCGGCAAGGAAATCGACGACACACTGCGTCTGCACTCAACAGGTTCTGGGGCACAACGCGCCTCACGCGTCATTGAACTGCTAACGGCAGCTGGCTTGGATGACCCAATACGTTGTGCCTCCCAACGCTCAGGAGAGCTCTCTGGGGGTATGCGTCAGAGGGCGTTGATCGCTTCTGCAATCGCGTTAGAGCCGGCACTAATCATCGCAGATGAACCTACCACTGCACTGGATGCGACAATCGCCGCATCGGTGCTGCGTCTTCTCAGTGATTTGCGCCAAGAAGGCTCGGGAATGCTCCTAATCAGCCACGATCTAGCAGCCGTGGCACGGGTGGCCGATTCCATTGCCGTTATGCAGGCCGGAAAAATAGTCGAGCGTGGCACCCGCGAACAGATATTCGAAAACCCACAACACCCGTATACACGTGCACTTCTAGCCGCAGCTCCTGAGGATAAACCCCGCTTTAGCCGGCTATCCCCGCCCAGCGATGGCCCAACAACGCCAATGCCTCAGCCCAGAGCGCATGCTGCGAACCAAATCGAAGCTGACGCCAAGTCTCCACCGTTACTCAGTGCCCGCGGTCTCTCCAAGAGCTTCCCTCTAGCCAAGTCGTCGAGTTTTAGCGCTGTACGTAACGTTGACTTCGAACTATTCGCTGGCCGTACCCTAGGAGTGGTGGGCGAATCCGGATCAGGAAAGACCACAACCGCACGTATGGTCTTAGGGCTGTTGAGCCCCGATTCTGGATCTGTTGAGCTCTTCGGTGAACGGTGGAGCGGGGTCCCGGAGTCTCGACGCCGTGCTCTCCGCTCCTCCCTAGGTGCAATTTATCAAGACCCGCTTTCTTCCTTCGATCCCCGTCTTTCCACGGCTTCGTTGCTTGCCGACGCGATAAGCTCCGGCGCAACACGCAACCCCCGCTGCCACGCGGTGAGGATCCAGGAATTGCTTGAGATGGTGGGACTGGATCCCGAAGTGGCAGCCCGTAATCCAGCCACGCTCTCTGGTGGGCAACGGCAACGAGTGGCAATCGCCCGGGCTCTGGCACCGAACCCGCGGGTTTTGATCTGCGATGAACCTGTCTCCGCGTTAGATGTCTCCATTCAGGCTCAGGTGCTTGACTTGCTTGATGATCTGCAGCAGCGGCTTGGGCTGAGCTACCTGCTTATTTCCCACGATCTTGCAGTTATCAGACACATGAGCGACTCTGTGCTGGTCATGCGGGCTGGGGAAGTTGTTGAATCCGGTGCCACTGAATCAGTTTTTACCAACCCCAAACATGAGTACACGCGTACATTAGTGGCAGCAGCACCAGATAGCAGACTCTGA
- a CDS encoding glutamate synthase-related protein produces the protein MWEIVSGYFGTRTKDGDFDPRMFAETAAHPSVKCLSLKLSPGAKPSIGGVLPVGEVTAEIAKARNMQEGVQCVSSAAHKVFSTPRELIQFMSTMRELSPGEPVGLKLCVGSRTDVLAICKAMFS, from the coding sequence ATGTGGGAGATCGTCAGCGGTTACTTCGGGACCCGCACCAAGGACGGTGATTTTGATCCGCGGATGTTCGCCGAGACGGCTGCCCACCCATCCGTTAAATGCCTCTCACTGAAGCTAAGTCCAGGCGCCAAGCCGAGCATTGGCGGTGTCCTTCCCGTCGGCGAGGTGACCGCCGAAATTGCCAAGGCTCGTAATATGCAAGAGGGAGTGCAATGTGTGAGTTCGGCAGCGCACAAAGTTTTTTCAACACCACGGGAACTCATCCAGTTCATGTCAACTATGCGCGAACTCTCTCCGGGGGAACCCGTGGGGCTCAAACTCTGTGTGGGATCACGGACAGATGTTTTAGCAATATGCAAAGCCATGTTTTCCTGA
- a CDS encoding DUF1206 domain-containing protein, with the protein MRAGKETRKVASRAGNSQTLTMIARIGFAANGLIHVLMGYLALQIAFHHGGESDQSGAFAQLMKLPGGVIVLWVTVVGLAALSLWFLLQAGLGIGSSSKKRWTRSLSALGNAIAYIAVASTALSFALRRPSDSSTSTSQTSADILSFPGGQFLLITIGLATVGIGCYFIYKGARQKFRNDIRIPSGSAKKVVVAVAITGHIAKGIAILTLGILFIVAAVKVDPGNATGLDGALKALTALPFGEAVLAVVGVGLIAYGLYSFARARLALL; encoded by the coding sequence ATGAGGGCTGGTAAAGAAACTCGCAAGGTGGCAAGCCGCGCCGGTAACAGTCAAACACTGACCATGATCGCCCGGATCGGTTTTGCCGCCAATGGGCTGATTCACGTGCTGATGGGATATCTAGCTCTTCAGATTGCTTTCCACCATGGAGGGGAATCAGACCAGTCAGGTGCGTTCGCGCAACTGATGAAGCTGCCCGGGGGTGTGATCGTTTTGTGGGTCACCGTTGTAGGCCTGGCAGCTTTATCTCTATGGTTTCTGCTTCAGGCAGGACTGGGGATCGGTTCATCATCAAAAAAACGTTGGACACGCAGTTTGTCTGCTCTGGGCAATGCCATCGCCTACATCGCGGTAGCATCGACGGCTCTCTCCTTTGCGCTGCGGCGCCCCAGCGACTCCTCAACGTCAACGAGCCAGACCAGCGCAGATATTCTCTCCTTTCCCGGCGGCCAGTTCTTGCTAATTACTATTGGACTCGCCACGGTTGGCATTGGTTGCTACTTCATCTATAAGGGTGCCCGGCAAAAGTTCCGTAACGATATCCGCATACCCTCCGGCAGTGCCAAAAAGGTTGTTGTTGCGGTGGCCATTACAGGACATATTGCTAAAGGAATAGCTATCCTCACGCTTGGTATTCTGTTCATTGTTGCAGCCGTCAAAGTTGATCCAGGAAATGCAACAGGTCTTGACGGTGCCCTGAAAGCCTTGACAGCGCTACCCTTTGGGGAAGCAGTTCTGGCCGTGGTTGGCGTCGGACTTATTGCGTATGGACTCTATAGCTTCGCCAGGGCCCGTTTGGCTCTGCTCTGA
- a CDS encoding ABC transporter permease: MLTSPAAFPNKSDVFVVCLRWLLRKVGGAVFVLWAVATAIFFAIRMIPGDPAEAIMGGPGSQASPEALAAARAQYGLDLPLHVQYFSQLRRLATGDMGTSYSLKSPVSEVLVELVPSTLTLAVLALLVAWTMALLLAVVSTRSGAVGSSVASGLEIVSAAVPHFWLASVLIMVFSTLLGWLPPVSTSTPAGLVLPVATLALPLAGFLGQVMRDTMGEAQRSAFALSARARGESEIGVLLRHSLRHAALPGIALSGWALGSLLSGAVVVESIFARPGLGRSLLSAVTSRDIPLVTGVALLSSAAYIVIMALSDIAERIADPRIATQ, from the coding sequence GTGCTTACATCTCCTGCAGCGTTCCCTAATAAATCGGACGTTTTCGTGGTGTGCCTGCGATGGCTCCTGCGCAAAGTCGGTGGCGCTGTCTTTGTGCTCTGGGCGGTTGCCACGGCCATCTTCTTTGCAATTCGGATGATCCCAGGGGACCCGGCCGAAGCCATCATGGGTGGTCCAGGCTCCCAAGCTTCCCCCGAAGCCCTTGCAGCAGCTCGAGCCCAATATGGTTTGGATTTACCGCTGCACGTGCAGTATTTTTCTCAACTGCGCAGACTTGCCACGGGAGACATGGGCACGTCATATTCGTTGAAGAGTCCAGTCTCGGAAGTGCTGGTTGAGTTGGTTCCTTCTACACTGACTCTCGCCGTACTAGCACTGTTGGTGGCCTGGACCATGGCGCTTCTGCTTGCTGTGGTTTCGACTCGCAGTGGTGCAGTGGGTTCGAGCGTGGCTTCGGGATTGGAGATCGTCTCGGCTGCAGTACCCCACTTTTGGCTGGCCAGTGTGCTGATCATGGTTTTTTCCACCCTGCTGGGTTGGCTCCCACCGGTGAGTACCAGCACACCGGCTGGTCTTGTTTTGCCCGTAGCCACACTGGCTCTTCCGCTGGCAGGTTTTTTAGGTCAGGTTATGCGGGACACCATGGGAGAAGCCCAACGCTCGGCTTTTGCTCTTTCCGCGCGGGCCCGAGGGGAATCGGAGATAGGGGTACTGCTGCGCCATTCATTGCGGCACGCAGCACTTCCAGGCATTGCCCTCTCCGGGTGGGCCCTGGGATCGCTTCTCTCGGGCGCAGTTGTGGTTGAGTCCATCTTTGCCCGTCCAGGTCTGGGACGCTCACTTCTTTCTGCCGTCACTTCTAGGGATATCCCCTTGGTCACAGGCGTTGCTCTGCTCTCATCCGCCGCCTATATCGTCATTATGGCCCTATCCGATATTGCCGAACGAATCGCGGACCCACGGATAGCAACACAATGA
- a CDS encoding ABC transporter permease, whose amino-acid sequence MTGQEFSQPTKAPLVAMSRRPPLLRSASLVRQFATQVPLCLSTAVLLFFILAATAPNLLAPVDPLAINPVEAFSAPGAGHFLGTDESGRDIYSRIIHGSRASLLIGAAATAIGLVLALVLGILAGFGGRWLDFGVGRILEVLFSLPGLLLALVFIAFAGPGVSTTVIAVGLTTAPGYARLIRAQILALRTSPMVEAATVLGRSRARILTVHILPNALSPIVVLATLGLGQAILWSASLSFLGLGSPPPAPEWGTMLSAGRTYLALAWWMTLFPGLAIVLVAAAATVLSRSLKARGPK is encoded by the coding sequence ATGACAGGCCAAGAATTTAGCCAACCAACAAAAGCTCCCTTGGTGGCAATGTCGAGGAGGCCGCCGCTGCTTCGTAGCGCCAGCTTGGTAAGACAATTTGCAACTCAGGTCCCACTTTGCCTCTCCACCGCTGTGCTGCTCTTTTTCATCCTTGCGGCGACCGCACCGAATCTCCTGGCTCCGGTTGATCCGCTGGCCATCAACCCCGTCGAAGCATTCTCCGCGCCCGGTGCCGGGCACTTCCTTGGTACTGACGAATCGGGCCGGGACATCTATTCGCGCATCATCCACGGCTCACGTGCATCGCTGCTTATTGGTGCTGCGGCAACCGCAATAGGACTTGTTCTGGCACTAGTGCTCGGCATCCTTGCAGGCTTCGGTGGACGGTGGCTGGACTTTGGTGTTGGCCGAATCTTGGAGGTGCTATTTTCACTACCCGGACTGTTGCTGGCGCTAGTTTTCATTGCATTTGCTGGCCCCGGCGTGAGCACAACAGTCATAGCGGTAGGGCTGACTACTGCTCCCGGATATGCCCGGCTTATTCGCGCCCAAATCCTTGCACTACGCACCTCCCCCATGGTCGAGGCCGCCACGGTACTTGGGCGTAGCCGGGCCAGAATCCTCACTGTCCACATTCTTCCTAACGCTCTCTCACCTATTGTTGTACTTGCCACTCTGGGGCTTGGACAGGCCATTCTATGGTCGGCGTCGCTGAGCTTTCTGGGACTCGGCTCACCTCCCCCAGCACCCGAGTGGGGAACCATGCTTTCAGCCGGCCGTACATACCTTGCCCTCGCCTGGTGGATGACGCTCTTCCCAGGCCTTGCCATTGTGCTCGTTGCTGCCGCCGCCACAGTGCTCTCTCGATCCTTGAAGGCGCGTGGTCCCAAATGA
- a CDS encoding amino acid ABC transporter ATP-binding protein, with translation MSNIPMVHADRVSKSFGSNVVLKSISLKVDAGEVLCIVGPSGSGKSTFLRCINHLERVDAGRLSVDGQLVGYRQRGEKLYELRPKEAAFQRREIGMVFQRFNLFPHLTALENIIQAPMRVKGLSKTKAAARAKELMERVGLGDKSDYYPAHLSGGQQQRVAIARALAMDPKLMLFDEPTSALDPELVGEVLDVMKELASSGMTMIVVTHEMGFAREVADSLVFMDGGVVVESGNPEQVLSKPQHERTKMFLSKVF, from the coding sequence ATGAGCAATATTCCGATGGTGCATGCGGACCGCGTATCCAAGAGTTTTGGTTCCAACGTGGTCCTGAAAAGCATCAGTCTGAAAGTTGATGCCGGTGAAGTCCTCTGCATAGTGGGTCCCAGCGGTTCCGGGAAATCGACGTTCCTACGCTGCATCAACCATTTGGAACGGGTCGACGCCGGACGGCTCTCCGTGGATGGTCAGCTGGTGGGCTACCGGCAGAGGGGCGAGAAACTATACGAACTCCGGCCCAAAGAGGCTGCTTTTCAGCGCCGAGAGATTGGGATGGTTTTTCAGCGCTTCAATTTGTTCCCACACCTGACGGCGCTTGAAAATATAATCCAGGCCCCGATGCGGGTAAAAGGACTTTCAAAAACCAAGGCAGCAGCGAGAGCAAAAGAACTGATGGAACGGGTTGGTTTGGGCGATAAGTCCGATTATTACCCGGCTCATCTTTCCGGAGGTCAGCAGCAGCGCGTTGCCATTGCCAGGGCTTTAGCCATGGATCCGAAACTGATGCTCTTTGATGAACCAACAAGCGCCCTGGATCCCGAGCTTGTGGGCGAGGTTCTGGATGTGATGAAGGAACTGGCCAGCAGTGGCATGACGATGATTGTGGTGACCCATGAAATGGGATTCGCCCGTGAAGTGGCTGACTCGCTGGTGTTCATGGACGGTGGTGTCGTGGTGGAATCCGGGAATCCTGAGCAAGTCCTTTCCAAACCCCAGCACGAACGAACCAAAATGTTCCTCTCCAAAGTGTTTTAA
- a CDS encoding ABC transporter substrate-binding protein, whose amino-acid sequence MTLARPLANSLFPAATALAAALILTGCSPVSPTAGAGDDAGTPVAGGTLVYASGDAEPSCLDPHVGGNYPQALVSSQYLETLYTKNAEGLLVPWLAEDSTVSDDGLTRTVKIRAGISFTDGTALDAEAVKSNFEHLLDPSTASSTGYLALGKIDSMKVTDTNTLELRLKTPDNSLLESFSMPWVSIESPTALKRPQAENCASPVGTGPFKVESWKKQESVNLVRNDAYISPDPSAANAGKAHLDSITWRFIPEAATRYAALQAGEVQVIDNAQPDAIAAAGKIASIKHLDAPRPGAANRIELNSSKAPFNDVNVREAFIHAVNVNASIDSLFFDTAPRSYSPLSSVEPLAYSEEKLFNYDPAKAGELLDAAGWKRRDAEGYRVKDGARLSLNFPVSTSQSIPAEQSLFEQMQATAKESGIEIKINLLDVSSWYGDLAKNNYNLVSAPYTKVGPSVLAILFHSDSTIPAPSGYFANLSQVKNENLDALLDAAGTTKDEEQRKDLYAQVQKQVLEGYYVLPLYDQQNHFLYSDKLKNVGSTTAVATPLFVDAWLAN is encoded by the coding sequence ATGACTCTCGCTCGCCCCTTAGCCAACAGTTTATTTCCGGCAGCTACGGCCCTAGCCGCAGCACTTATTCTGACAGGCTGCTCACCCGTAAGCCCCACGGCGGGTGCTGGCGACGATGCCGGCACACCAGTTGCTGGCGGAACCCTGGTTTACGCTTCCGGCGACGCCGAACCCAGTTGCCTAGATCCCCATGTTGGGGGCAACTACCCACAAGCGCTTGTCTCCTCGCAATATTTGGAGACGCTCTATACCAAAAACGCCGAAGGCTTGTTGGTTCCTTGGCTCGCCGAAGACTCTACTGTCTCAGATGATGGGCTCACCCGAACAGTGAAGATTCGTGCTGGCATAAGCTTCACCGATGGCACCGCACTGGACGCTGAAGCAGTCAAGAGCAACTTTGAGCACCTGTTAGATCCCAGCACCGCTTCATCCACTGGCTACCTAGCCCTTGGAAAAATCGATTCCATGAAGGTTACCGATACCAACACCCTTGAATTACGCCTCAAGACCCCGGATAACTCACTGCTGGAATCGTTCTCCATGCCCTGGGTATCCATTGAGTCCCCTACTGCGCTTAAGCGTCCCCAAGCCGAGAACTGTGCATCCCCTGTGGGCACTGGACCTTTCAAGGTTGAATCCTGGAAAAAGCAGGAATCCGTAAACCTTGTGCGCAACGACGCGTACATCTCCCCTGATCCGAGCGCTGCAAACGCAGGGAAAGCGCACCTGGATTCCATCACTTGGCGCTTCATCCCCGAGGCGGCAACCCGCTATGCTGCCCTGCAAGCCGGTGAAGTGCAGGTCATCGACAACGCCCAGCCTGACGCCATTGCCGCAGCCGGCAAGATTGCCAGTATCAAGCACCTGGATGCACCGCGCCCCGGAGCCGCGAATCGTATTGAGCTGAACTCTTCTAAAGCCCCGTTCAACGACGTCAACGTCCGGGAAGCCTTCATCCACGCGGTGAACGTCAATGCAAGTATTGATTCTCTCTTCTTCGACACGGCACCGCGTTCCTATTCACCCCTCTCCAGCGTTGAACCGCTGGCATACTCTGAGGAAAAGCTCTTCAACTACGACCCGGCAAAGGCTGGCGAGTTACTCGATGCCGCTGGCTGGAAACGACGCGACGCTGAGGGATACCGCGTTAAGGACGGGGCCAGGCTTTCCCTCAATTTTCCGGTAAGTACCAGCCAGTCCATCCCAGCTGAACAATCACTCTTCGAACAGATGCAGGCCACTGCCAAAGAATCTGGCATCGAGATCAAGATCAACCTCTTGGATGTCTCCAGCTGGTATGGCGACTTGGCCAAAAACAACTACAACCTCGTCTCCGCTCCCTACACCAAGGTTGGTCCGAGCGTCTTAGCCATCCTTTTCCATTCTGATTCAACCATTCCCGCCCCCTCGGGCTACTTTGCCAATCTCTCCCAAGTCAAAAACGAAAACCTCGATGCCTTGCTTGACGCCGCCGGGACTACAAAGGACGAAGAGCAGCGCAAAGACCTGTATGCCCAGGTGCAAAAGCAGGTTCTTGAGGGCTACTACGTTCTGCCCCTCTATGACCAGCAGAACCATTTTCTTTACTCGGATAAACTGAAAAACGTGGGTTCCACCACTGCAGTCGCAACACCGCTCTTCGTCGATGCCTGGTTGGCTAACTAG
- a CDS encoding phospholipase D-like domain-containing protein gives MDELLREPAAEIARKTVGRSLLAFAAVQAVVITGLVVVDIVKKRDRTKRKGFPHPGVFEKTIADTLVTTYTYGADLYSDMLQAIREAKESILIETFIWKDDETGKQFKNAINEAASRGVEVFLIYDGFANLVVPTSFFRFHPDVHVHRFPVLRTSMLTKTIRSTGLDHRKLLIVDGEIGFVGGYNIGSLYATEWRDTHLRLVGPSVWDLRQAFVNVWNENASGTTPEIPHTRPEVWEPRIRAVNNIPSDLVFPIRGVYLDAITRAQKHIYVTMAYFIPDQQILRALLAASRRGVDVRIILPEDSNHVLSDWLSRGFYRSLLNDGVTILLYRNAMIHAKTATIDGSWSTVGSANIDRLSLTGNYEINLEIHDEDFASDMQKIFEIDSRNAKVLTVDEWQDRSLLSRFSETVLIPLRPLL, from the coding sequence ATGGATGAATTACTCCGGGAACCGGCAGCTGAGATCGCACGAAAGACCGTAGGTCGCTCACTATTAGCCTTCGCAGCCGTACAAGCAGTCGTGATCACAGGGCTTGTTGTTGTAGACATAGTTAAAAAACGAGACCGCACTAAACGCAAAGGCTTCCCACACCCGGGTGTATTCGAGAAGACCATCGCCGATACGCTTGTCACCACCTACACCTACGGTGCTGACCTGTATAGCGACATGCTCCAAGCGATCCGGGAAGCAAAAGAATCCATCCTGATAGAAACTTTTATCTGGAAAGACGACGAGACCGGGAAGCAGTTCAAGAACGCGATTAATGAAGCAGCCAGTCGTGGCGTTGAGGTTTTTCTCATTTATGACGGTTTCGCCAACTTGGTAGTGCCAACCTCTTTTTTCCGGTTCCACCCAGATGTCCATGTGCATCGATTCCCTGTGCTGCGCACCTCAATGCTCACCAAAACCATCCGCAGCACGGGGCTGGATCACCGCAAACTGCTTATCGTTGATGGTGAGATTGGCTTCGTGGGTGGCTATAATATTGGTTCCCTCTACGCCACCGAGTGGCGAGATACTCATCTACGCCTCGTGGGGCCCTCCGTGTGGGATTTGCGTCAAGCGTTTGTCAACGTTTGGAATGAGAACGCTTCCGGCACTACCCCAGAAATTCCGCACACGCGTCCCGAGGTGTGGGAACCTCGGATCCGAGCGGTCAATAATATCCCCTCGGATCTTGTTTTTCCGATCCGCGGAGTTTATCTGGATGCGATCACGCGGGCACAAAAACATATTTACGTCACCATGGCCTATTTTATCCCTGACCAGCAGATCCTCAGGGCGTTACTTGCTGCCAGTCGGCGCGGGGTTGACGTTAGGATTATTCTTCCCGAGGATTCCAACCACGTCCTCTCGGACTGGTTGTCCCGCGGGTTCTACCGGTCCCTGCTTAACGATGGAGTCACGATCCTGCTCTATCGGAACGCGATGATCCATGCAAAAACGGCAACGATTGATGGTAGCTGGTCCACCGTGGGCAGCGCCAATATCGACAGGTTGAGTCTGACAGGGAATTACGAGATCAACCTTGAAATCCATGATGAAGATTTCGCCTCTGATATGCAGAAGATCTTCGAAATCGACAGCCGCAACGCCAAGGTGCTGACAGTGGATGAATGGCAGGACCGGTCTCTGCTTTCCAGGTTTAGTGAAACCGTCCTCATCCCCCTGCGCCCTCTCCTCTGA
- a CDS encoding HAD-IC family P-type ATPase has protein sequence MQANVLTLFNAIVAGSFILLLMLGQWRDALFGFAAVGNAVIGVVQEYRAKRALDRLAVINTPDARVLREGAVQDIAVEAVVRDDILVFRAGDQVCADATMLDSEGLEIDESLLTGEAEPVVKSPGDRVLSGSSVVGGNGRAKVTHVGAESFASKLSAEAKQFSLVNSEIRNGLNRVLRWITWALLPIMAIVVNGQMQAAGGWEAAISTGTWKTAAVGAVASIIAMVPLGLVLLTSVAFAVSGVRLAQQKVLIQELAAVEVLARVDIICLDKTGTLTEGAIMFDAVHSLATLSSRSLDQGSGWRQSLGWFGTEPNANATARCLAKEFPAQRGLNPVATTPFSSERKWSAVSFSNTDTAAGTWLLGAPEMVLDPGVSTETGHGLSTLEPSGSVVAVLAEAKRLASAGMRTLVLAHSTELISDGTRLPSGISPVVLLTFREKVRADAARTISFFHEQGVGVRVISGDDPATVAAVAREVGVHVEKGYDARQLPEDPDKLGDVMDRHFVFGRVTPVQKKQMVKALQQRGHVVAMTGDGVNDALALKNADIGIAMNSAAAATKAVSKLVLLDGRFDRLPSVVAEGRQVIANIERVSMLYLSKTAYAVAMSVIFGALIWGFPFLPRQLSATDGLTIGIPSFFLALMANNRRYRRGFLKRSLSFAIPAGLIVTASILGVKMYATLHGEFSTVEVQSASVITLSLIGLWVLVIVARPLNLKRIAVVLAMYAVLGGLLLIPLPRDFFNVVVPPAQLLQVTVIASLIGCVAVEILGRVRARINSHADHQAIPG, from the coding sequence GTGCAAGCGAACGTGCTCACATTGTTCAATGCGATCGTGGCAGGGAGTTTTATCCTTCTGCTGATGCTGGGCCAATGGCGAGATGCGCTGTTTGGATTTGCTGCCGTGGGTAACGCGGTGATCGGCGTGGTACAGGAGTACCGTGCCAAGAGGGCACTTGACCGGCTCGCCGTCATCAATACCCCGGATGCACGGGTCCTTCGGGAAGGCGCCGTGCAGGACATCGCGGTCGAGGCCGTGGTGCGCGATGACATCCTTGTCTTTAGAGCCGGGGACCAGGTGTGCGCTGATGCCACGATGCTCGACAGCGAGGGCCTGGAAATTGACGAATCTCTCCTTACCGGTGAGGCAGAACCAGTAGTAAAGTCTCCGGGGGATCGAGTCCTCTCCGGCTCAAGTGTGGTGGGCGGAAACGGGAGGGCAAAGGTCACCCATGTGGGGGCAGAATCCTTTGCCAGCAAACTAAGCGCTGAGGCCAAGCAATTTTCGCTTGTTAATTCTGAAATTCGCAATGGGCTCAATAGGGTGCTGCGATGGATCACGTGGGCGCTTCTTCCCATTATGGCGATCGTTGTCAACGGCCAGATGCAGGCCGCGGGCGGCTGGGAAGCAGCCATCAGCACCGGAACCTGGAAAACTGCTGCAGTGGGAGCAGTAGCGAGTATCATCGCCATGGTTCCATTGGGTCTGGTCCTACTGACAAGCGTCGCCTTTGCCGTCAGTGGTGTGCGGTTGGCCCAACAGAAGGTGCTGATCCAAGAACTTGCCGCTGTTGAAGTGCTGGCGCGGGTGGACATTATTTGTTTGGACAAAACTGGAACCCTCACCGAGGGTGCCATCATGTTCGACGCCGTTCACTCCCTTGCCACGTTATCCTCACGGAGCCTGGACCAAGGTTCCGGATGGCGGCAAAGCCTGGGTTGGTTTGGCACGGAACCAAATGCGAATGCGACTGCGCGGTGTCTGGCGAAGGAGTTCCCGGCTCAGAGGGGACTCAATCCCGTGGCCACGACGCCCTTCTCATCCGAGCGCAAGTGGAGCGCAGTTTCGTTCTCTAATACTGACACCGCTGCCGGTACTTGGCTGCTGGGCGCCCCAGAGATGGTCTTGGACCCCGGCGTGAGTACTGAAACAGGTCACGGTCTGTCGACGCTGGAACCATCCGGTTCTGTTGTCGCAGTGCTGGCCGAAGCTAAAAGACTCGCGTCGGCTGGCATGCGAACACTTGTGCTCGCCCACAGTACCGAGTTGATCTCAGACGGTACCCGGTTGCCATCGGGGATATCGCCGGTGGTGCTGCTGACTTTTCGCGAGAAGGTGCGCGCTGACGCGGCTCGCACAATCTCGTTTTTCCACGAACAAGGTGTTGGAGTGCGCGTCATCTCCGGTGACGATCCTGCGACGGTGGCAGCTGTTGCCCGTGAGGTGGGTGTGCATGTCGAGAAAGGCTACGACGCTCGTCAACTGCCCGAGGATCCCGACAAACTAGGTGATGTTATGGACAGACACTTTGTTTTTGGTCGGGTCACCCCGGTCCAAAAGAAACAGATGGTCAAGGCGCTCCAGCAGCGCGGACACGTAGTCGCGATGACGGGGGACGGGGTCAACGATGCCCTCGCACTGAAAAATGCTGACATTGGCATCGCCATGAATTCGGCTGCGGCAGCTACCAAAGCGGTCTCCAAGCTGGTGTTGCTGGACGGCCGGTTCGACCGTTTGCCGAGCGTCGTGGCGGAGGGCCGGCAAGTGATCGCTAACATTGAGCGGGTTTCCATGCTGTATTTGAGCAAGACAGCATACGCCGTTGCAATGTCGGTGATCTTTGGGGCACTTATCTGGGGTTTCCCTTTCCTTCCCCGCCAACTCTCCGCTACTGATGGTCTCACGATCGGTATCCCGTCCTTCTTCCTCGCTTTGATGGCAAACAATCGCCGGTACCGTCGAGGATTCTTGAAACGTTCCCTCTCCTTCGCGATACCTGCCGGGCTTATCGTTACCGCCAGCATTCTGGGCGTGAAGATGTACGCGACACTGCACGGAGAATTCTCCACGGTAGAGGTTCAGAGCGCATCAGTGATCACGCTTTCGCTCATCGGCCTGTGGGTTCTCGTGATAGTCGCCCGACCGCTGAACTTGAAGCGCATCGCCGTCGTTCTCGCCATGTACGCCGTGCTTGGTGGGCTGCTGTTGATTCCGCTCCCCAGAGACTTCTTCAACGTGGTGGTACCTCCGGCGCAGCTGCTACAAGTCACAGTGATAGCCTCACTGATTGGGTGCGTGGCGGTCGAGATTCTAGGACGGGTCCGGGCACGGATCAACTCACATGCCGACCACCAGGCCATCCCCGGCTAG